A window of the Lactuca sativa cultivar Salinas chromosome 5, Lsat_Salinas_v11, whole genome shotgun sequence genome harbors these coding sequences:
- the LOC111919968 gene encoding 30S ribosomal protein S20, chloroplastic has product MAAAAAQCLYLSCGFQSLSLSSSSRPSATAFKPLSSSANVSHNAFSTGLVSVNPILGRQAGRSLTIVCEAAGQKADSAAKRARQAEKRRLYNKSRKSEIRTRMKKVLEELEVLRKKADAQPEEVLGVEKLIAEAYSVIDKAVQVGTLHRNTGARRKSRLARRKKAVEIHHGWYAPEPTAASTV; this is encoded by the exons ATGGCCGCAGCAGCAGCTCAGTGTCTCTACCTCTCTTGTGGGTTTCAATCcctctctctttcttcttcttcccgACCTTCCGCCACCGCATTTAAGCCTCTCAGTTCCTCCGCCAACGTTTCACATAACGCCTTCTCGACTG GGTTAGTGTCTGTAAACCCTATTCTCGGAAGGCAAGCCGGTCGGTCACTTACAATTGTGTGTGAAGCTGCGGGGCAGAAGGCCGATTCTGCAGCGAAGCGAGCTCGGCAAGCTGAAAAGAGACGCCTTTACAATAAATCTCGCAAATCTGAGATTAGAACTCGAATGAAAAAG GTTTTGGAGGAGTTGGAAGTGTTAAGAAAGAAGGCCGATGCACAACCTGAGGAAGTTCTCGGGGTCGAGAAATTGATTGCAGAGGCTTATTCAGTGATCGACAAGGCGGTGCAGGTTGGAACCCTGCACCGGAACACAGGAGCCAGGCGGAAGTCCCGCCTTGCCAGAAGAAAGAAGGCGGTGGAGATTCACCATGGGTGGTATGCACCTGAACCTACAGCTGCATCCACTGTTTGA